One genomic segment of Pandoraea sputorum includes these proteins:
- a CDS encoding TonB-dependent receptor — MSARWIPFVRPTHFSRAPHLVRFARHALAAAAASAFAINAHAQSTASPGDANVALSGTTVSARRLDAARNALSPDTGSSVYNFDHTDIEALPLGANTPLNQVLLQAPGVVQDSYGQLHVRGDHANLQYRIDGVIIPESISGFGQAIDARIASQINLITGALPAQFGYRTAGIVDIHTKGSPGLADGTADTGEPPKAFGGEVGVVFGSHADREVSTQLYGTKGALSYYFSARVSANDMGIENPTGDRNAIHDHTNQTNAFGMMSYLLNPDNRVSFMFGTANNRFQIPNLPGVAPQFTLDNGATPDSSSLNAHQRELTDFQVLSWQSHVSPKLDTQISLFHRTSRVDYTPDPIGDLVYNGVASNITRRNEAYGVQADSSYKLTDRHTLRFGLFVQQEHFSVDNTSSVFPADDNGQQTSGTPLTIVDNANDRGTTYGLYLQDEWKATDRLTLNYGARYDHVNTVTNEGQLSPRLGLTYDLTSRTRLHAGYSRYFTPPATEKIDTTSVAKFLNTTNALPSDANTAVRAERSDYFDLGVSHQLTSAITVGLDAYYRRVNHLQDEGQFGNALIYSTFNYENGRIYGVEGTVNYRQGNVGAYLNVALSRAMGQGIETGQFNFGADELAYIANHWVHLDHDQQVSASAGVSYQWGRTLLSADALFGSGLRSGFVNSEHLPAYLQVNLGVGEKFNLPGVGRFDAKLSVLNVFDRVYELRDGTGIGVGAPQFGPRRTFYLAMSKPF, encoded by the coding sequence ATGTCTGCCCGATGGATTCCTTTCGTTCGTCCCACGCATTTTTCGCGCGCCCCACATCTCGTCCGCTTCGCCCGTCATGCCCTCGCGGCGGCAGCGGCGTCGGCCTTCGCGATCAACGCGCACGCCCAATCGACCGCTAGTCCGGGCGACGCCAATGTCGCGCTCTCCGGCACGACCGTCTCCGCCAGGCGGCTCGACGCCGCACGTAACGCGCTCTCGCCCGATACCGGCAGCTCGGTCTACAACTTCGACCACACGGATATCGAGGCACTGCCACTCGGCGCTAACACACCGCTCAATCAGGTGCTCCTGCAAGCGCCGGGCGTTGTGCAGGACTCATACGGCCAGCTGCACGTGCGCGGCGATCACGCGAACCTGCAATACCGCATCGACGGTGTGATCATTCCGGAATCGATCAGCGGATTCGGTCAGGCTATCGATGCGCGCATCGCGTCGCAAATCAATCTGATCACCGGCGCCCTGCCGGCGCAGTTCGGCTATCGCACGGCGGGTATCGTCGACATTCACACCAAAGGCTCGCCCGGCCTCGCCGACGGCACCGCCGACACCGGCGAACCCCCGAAGGCCTTCGGCGGCGAAGTCGGCGTGGTGTTCGGCAGCCATGCCGACCGCGAGGTGAGCACCCAGTTGTACGGCACTAAAGGGGCGCTCAGCTACTACTTCAGCGCGCGGGTTTCGGCCAACGACATGGGAATCGAGAATCCGACGGGCGACCGCAACGCGATTCACGACCATACGAATCAGACGAACGCGTTCGGCATGATGTCGTACCTGCTGAACCCGGATAATCGCGTGTCGTTCATGTTCGGCACCGCGAACAACCGCTTCCAGATTCCGAACCTGCCGGGCGTTGCGCCACAGTTCACGCTGGACAACGGAGCAACGCCCGATTCGTCGAGCCTCAACGCGCACCAACGCGAACTGACCGACTTCCAGGTACTGTCATGGCAAAGCCACGTCTCGCCAAAGCTCGACACTCAGATCTCCCTGTTCCATCGCACCAGCCGCGTCGATTACACACCGGACCCGATCGGCGATCTCGTCTACAACGGCGTGGCTTCGAATATCACGCGCCGCAATGAAGCGTATGGCGTGCAGGCCGACAGCAGCTACAAGCTCACCGACCGCCACACGCTGCGCTTCGGACTGTTCGTGCAGCAGGAGCATTTCAGCGTCGATAACACGTCGAGCGTCTTCCCCGCCGACGACAACGGTCAGCAGACGAGCGGCACGCCGCTGACCATCGTGGACAACGCAAACGACCGGGGTACCACCTACGGCCTGTATCTGCAAGACGAGTGGAAGGCGACCGATCGTCTGACGCTCAACTACGGCGCCCGCTACGATCACGTGAATACCGTGACGAACGAGGGCCAACTGTCGCCACGTCTGGGGCTGACGTACGACCTGACGAGCCGCACGCGTCTGCACGCCGGGTATTCGCGCTACTTCACGCCGCCAGCCACCGAGAAGATCGATACCACCTCGGTCGCGAAATTCCTCAATACGACCAACGCCCTACCCTCCGACGCGAACACCGCCGTGCGCGCCGAACGCTCCGATTACTTCGATCTGGGTGTCTCGCATCAATTGACGTCGGCGATTACTGTCGGGCTGGACGCCTACTATCGACGCGTGAACCATCTGCAAGACGAAGGGCAGTTCGGCAATGCCCTGATCTATTCGACGTTCAACTACGAGAACGGCCGCATTTACGGCGTGGAAGGCACCGTCAACTACCGTCAGGGCAACGTCGGCGCGTACCTTAACGTCGCCCTCTCGCGCGCAATGGGACAGGGCATCGAGACCGGACAGTTCAACTTCGGTGCCGACGAACTGGCCTACATCGCCAATCACTGGGTGCATCTGGATCACGACCAGCAGGTGAGCGCTTCGGCCGGTGTGTCTTATCAGTGGGGCAGAACGCTGCTATCGGCCGATGCGCTGTTCGGCTCGGGGCTGCGCAGCGGGTTCGTCAACAGCGAGCACCTTCCGGCGTACCTTCAGGTCAACCTCGGCGTTGGAGAGAAGTTCAACTTGCCGGGGGTCGGCCGCTTCGATGCAAAGCTGTCGGTCCTGAACGTCTTCGACCGTGTCTACGAATTGCGCGACGGCACCGGCATCGGCGTTGGCGCACCGCAGTTCGGGCCGCGACGCACGTTCTATCTGGCGATGTCGAAGCCGTTCTGA
- a CDS encoding tautomerase family protein gives MPFVSIRITREGNTVEQKAQVIREVTDTLQRVLGKPPHLTHIVIEEVDTDNWGYAGQTTTEFRRQSAENKA, from the coding sequence ATGCCGTTCGTCAGCATTCGCATTACCCGTGAGGGCAACACCGTCGAGCAGAAGGCGCAGGTCATTCGCGAAGTCACCGACACACTGCAACGCGTACTGGGCAAGCCGCCGCATCTTACGCACATCGTGATCGAGGAAGTCGATACCGATAACTGGGGCTACGCGGGCCAGACAACCACCGAGTTTCGGCGTCAGTCTGCCGAGAACAAGGCCTGA